One window of the Pseudomonas knackmussii B13 genome contains the following:
- the glnE gene encoding bifunctional [glutamate--ammonia ligase]-adenylyl-L-tyrosine phosphorylase/[glutamate--ammonia-ligase] adenylyltransferase: protein MTLPSRAALPATLKPLAERAGQNFATAVSSLPAEIASFYSQWSAERHADFAHVCAASDFVAEQAARDPQAFLELVASGLLDRPLAGGEMRAQLDALLADCADEDELGRRLRRFRRRQQVRIVWRDLTRSSDLAGTCRDLSDLADTCIDLAYQWLYARHCQQFGTPMGNRSGLPQHLVILGMGKLGAGELNLSSDIDLIFGYPEGGETQGARRALDSQEFFTRLGQRLIKALDAITVEGFVFRVDMRLRPYGSSGPLVHSFAALEQYYQDQGRDWERYAMIKARVVGGDQDSGQRLLELLRPFVYRRYLDFSAIEALRNMKQLIQQEVRRKGMSENIKLGAGGIREVEFIAQAFQLIHGGRDLSLQQRPLLRVLATLEGQGYLPAAVVGELREGYEFLRYAEHALQAIDDRQTQMLPEDEVARIRVAFIMGFANWSAFHEAINHWRERIDWHFRQVIADPDEDESGEAEGACIGGEWLPLWEEQVDEESACRQLADAGFAAPEAAFKRLIDLRHGNQVRAMQRLGRERLDAFIPRLLNMLAEHDRPDLTLERVLPLVEAVARRSAYLVLLTENPGALERLLTLCAASPMVAEQIAKFPILLDELLNEGRLLSPPLAPELNAELRERLMRIPEDDLEQQMETLRHFKLAHGLRVVASEIAGTLPLMKVSDYLTWLAEAILEQVLALAWHQLVQKHGRPLRADGTPCDPDFIIVGYGKVGGLELGHGSDLDLVFIHDGDPQCETDGEKSIDGSQFFTRLGQKIIHFLTTQTTSGALYEVDMRLRPSGAAGLLVSSLAAFQAYQQNEAWTWEHQALVRARVLAGCSRVAREFEGIRAAVLGRQRDLGELRREVSEMRAKMRDNLGTPATAAGTAANAFEAAADFDLKQDAGGIVDIEFMVQYAALAWSWQHPELLQFTDNIRILEGLERAGLIASEDVRFLQEAYKAYRAAAHRLALQKQPGVVSGDRFHGERRGVMRIWRELELA, encoded by the coding sequence GCCCCTCGCCGAGCGCGCGGGGCAGAATTTCGCAACTGCCGTCTCCTCCCTTCCCGCTGAAATCGCCTCCTTCTATTCACAGTGGTCCGCCGAGCGGCATGCCGACTTCGCCCACGTCTGTGCGGCCAGCGACTTCGTTGCCGAGCAGGCGGCCCGCGACCCGCAGGCCTTCCTCGAACTGGTCGCCAGCGGCCTGCTGGATCGGCCTCTGGCCGGCGGCGAAATGCGCGCCCAGCTGGATGCACTGCTGGCCGATTGCGCCGATGAGGACGAGTTGGGGCGGCGGCTGCGCCGCTTCCGCCGGCGTCAGCAGGTGCGCATCGTCTGGCGCGACCTGACCCGCAGCAGCGATCTGGCGGGAACGTGCCGCGATCTCAGTGATCTGGCGGACACCTGCATCGATCTGGCTTATCAATGGCTGTACGCGCGGCATTGCCAGCAGTTCGGTACGCCGATGGGCAACCGCTCCGGGCTGCCGCAGCACCTGGTGATCCTCGGCATGGGCAAGCTGGGCGCCGGCGAGCTGAACCTGTCCTCGGACATCGACCTGATCTTCGGCTACCCGGAGGGCGGCGAAACCCAAGGCGCGCGCCGCGCGCTGGACAGCCAGGAGTTCTTTACCCGTCTGGGGCAGCGGCTGATCAAGGCGCTGGATGCCATCACCGTCGAGGGCTTCGTCTTCCGCGTCGACATGCGCCTGCGCCCCTATGGCTCCAGCGGTCCGCTGGTGCACAGCTTTGCCGCCCTGGAGCAGTACTACCAGGACCAGGGGCGCGACTGGGAACGCTACGCGATGATCAAGGCGCGGGTGGTCGGCGGCGACCAGGACTCAGGCCAGCGCCTGCTGGAACTGCTGCGGCCCTTCGTCTATCGGCGCTACCTGGATTTCTCTGCCATCGAGGCGCTGCGCAACATGAAGCAGCTGATCCAGCAGGAGGTCCGGCGCAAGGGCATGAGCGAGAACATCAAGCTCGGCGCCGGCGGCATCCGCGAGGTGGAGTTCATCGCCCAGGCCTTCCAGCTGATCCACGGCGGCCGCGACCTCAGCCTGCAGCAACGCCCGCTGCTGCGCGTGCTGGCGACCCTGGAAGGGCAGGGTTACCTGCCGGCAGCGGTTGTCGGCGAGTTGCGCGAGGGCTACGAGTTCCTGCGCTATGCCGAGCATGCCCTGCAGGCCATCGATGACCGGCAGACGCAGATGCTGCCGGAGGACGAAGTGGCGCGTATTCGCGTCGCCTTCATCATGGGCTTCGCCAACTGGTCGGCCTTCCATGAGGCGATCAATCATTGGCGCGAGCGCATCGACTGGCATTTCCGCCAGGTGATCGCCGACCCCGACGAGGACGAGAGCGGCGAGGCCGAAGGCGCCTGTATCGGCGGCGAATGGCTGCCTTTGTGGGAAGAACAGGTGGACGAGGAGTCCGCTTGCCGGCAGTTGGCCGATGCGGGTTTCGCCGCGCCGGAGGCGGCCTTCAAAAGGCTCATCGACCTGCGTCACGGCAACCAGGTGCGCGCCATGCAACGCCTGGGGCGCGAGCGCCTGGACGCCTTCATTCCGCGCCTGCTGAACATGCTCGCCGAGCACGACAGGCCGGACCTGACCCTGGAGCGCGTGCTGCCGCTGGTGGAAGCGGTGGCGCGGCGTTCGGCCTACCTGGTGCTGCTCACCGAGAATCCCGGCGCGCTTGAGCGCCTGTTGACCCTCTGTGCGGCCAGCCCGATGGTGGCCGAGCAGATCGCCAAGTTCCCGATCCTGCTGGACGAACTGCTCAATGAAGGCCGGCTGCTGAGCCCGCCGCTGGCGCCGGAGCTGAATGCGGAGCTGCGCGAGCGGCTGATGCGCATTCCCGAGGACGACCTCGAACAGCAGATGGAGACCCTGCGCCACTTCAAGCTGGCCCACGGCCTGCGCGTGGTGGCTTCGGAGATCGCCGGCACCCTGCCGCTGATGAAGGTCAGCGACTACCTGACCTGGCTTGCCGAGGCGATCCTCGAACAGGTCCTGGCGCTGGCCTGGCACCAGCTGGTGCAGAAGCACGGCCGGCCGCTGCGGGCCGATGGCACACCGTGCGATCCGGACTTCATCATCGTCGGCTACGGCAAGGTCGGCGGCCTGGAGCTGGGGCATGGCTCGGACCTCGACCTGGTGTTCATCCACGACGGCGATCCGCAGTGCGAGACCGATGGCGAGAAGTCCATCGACGGCTCACAGTTCTTCACCCGCCTGGGGCAGAAGATCATCCACTTCCTGACGACCCAGACCACTTCCGGTGCTCTTTATGAAGTGGACATGCGCCTGCGGCCGAGCGGCGCAGCCGGCCTTCTGGTGAGCTCGCTGGCAGCGTTCCAGGCGTACCAGCAGAACGAAGCCTGGACCTGGGAGCACCAGGCCCTGGTGCGTGCCCGCGTGCTCGCCGGCTGCTCGCGGGTGGCGCGCGAGTTCGAAGGCATTCGGGCTGCGGTGCTCGGCCGGCAGCGCGATCTGGGCGAGCTGCGCCGCGAAGTGAGCGAGATGCGCGCGAAGATGCGCGACAACCTCGGCACCCCCGCGACCGCGGCGGGAACGGCGGCGAATGCCTTCGAAGCCGCGGCTGACTTCGATCTCAAGCAGGATGCCGGTGGTATCGTCGATATCGAATTTATGGTGCAATATGCGGCCCTTGCCTGGTCGTGGCAGCACCCCGAGTTGCTGCAGTTCACCGACAACATCCGCATTCTGGAAGGGTTGGAGCGGGCTGGCCTGATCGCCAGCGAGGACGTCCGTTTCCTGCAGGAGGCCTACAAGGCCTATCGCGCAGCCGCGCACCGCCTGGCGCTGCAGAAACAGCCGGGCGTAGTGAGTGGCGACCGTTTCCATGGCGAACGCCGCGGAGTGATGCGGATCTGGCGCGAGCTCGAGCTCGCCTGA